A part of Solicola gregarius genomic DNA contains:
- the hemQ gene encoding hydrogen peroxide-dependent heme synthase, translated as MTRTPNAGKRAKDINDTIRYTMWSVFRLREQIGEGERSWLAQPVEELFEQLERKDIAIRGTYDVSGLRADADLMIWWHSESSDALQDAYNAFRASGLGRRMDPVWSQLAVHRPAEFNKSHVPAFMADEEARAYLCVYPFVRSYEWYLLPDEDRRDMLREHGMQARDYPDVRANTVPAFALGDYEWILAFEADELHRLSDLMRELRASRARRHVREEIPFYTGRRRPIGEIVASLP; from the coding sequence ATGACCCGCACACCGAACGCCGGCAAGCGCGCCAAGGACATCAACGACACCATCCGCTACACGATGTGGTCGGTGTTTCGGCTGCGTGAGCAGATCGGTGAGGGCGAGCGCTCCTGGCTCGCGCAGCCGGTCGAGGAGCTCTTCGAGCAGCTCGAGCGCAAGGACATCGCGATCCGCGGCACCTACGACGTGAGTGGCCTGCGCGCCGACGCCGACCTGATGATCTGGTGGCACTCTGAGTCGTCCGATGCGTTGCAGGACGCGTACAACGCGTTCCGGGCATCGGGTCTCGGCCGGCGTATGGATCCGGTCTGGTCGCAGCTCGCGGTGCACCGGCCGGCGGAGTTCAACAAGTCGCACGTGCCGGCGTTCATGGCCGACGAGGAGGCGCGCGCGTACCTCTGCGTGTACCCGTTCGTGCGGTCCTACGAGTGGTATCTGCTGCCCGACGAGGACCGCCGCGACATGCTGCGTGAGCACGGCATGCAGGCGCGCGACTATCCCGACGTGCGCGCGAACACGGTGCCGGCGTTCGCGCTCGGCGACTACGAGTGGATCCTCGCGTTCGAGGCCGATGAGCTCCATCGTCTGTCCGATCTGATGCGCGAGCTGCGCGCGAGCCGGGCGCGCCGTCACGTACGCGAGGAGATCCCGTTCTACACGGGGCGTCGCCGCCCGATAGGCGAGATCGTCGCGAGCCTGCCGTAG
- the hemE gene encoding uroporphyrinogen decarboxylase yields the protein MSSPALSDSPFLTACRRERPAHVPVWFMRQAGRSLPEYRAVREGVPMLEACARPDLIVEITMQPVRRYGVDAAVFFSDIVVPLKAIGVDLDIVPGTGPVVANPIRSAAGVSQLRDLSPDDVTYVSEAVSALTGELGATPLIGFAGAPFTLASYLIEGGPSRDHRRTKALMYAEPKLWHDLLGTLARIAGAFLRVQIEAGASAVQLFDSWAGALSPSDYRAYVQPHSAAVLGEVADLGVPRIHFGVGTGELLGAMGEAGAEVVGVDWRVPLDEATQRIGPRRAVQGNLDPTLLFAPTDVMTDAAARVLDAGAAAPGHVFNLGHGVLPETDPDALSRLVDFVHAYDPAETRA from the coding sequence GTGTCGTCTCCTGCGCTTTCCGACAGTCCGTTCCTGACCGCCTGCCGGCGGGAGAGACCCGCCCATGTTCCCGTGTGGTTCATGCGCCAGGCCGGCAGGTCGCTGCCCGAGTACCGCGCCGTACGCGAAGGCGTCCCGATGCTCGAGGCGTGTGCCCGGCCCGACCTGATCGTCGAGATAACGATGCAGCCCGTACGCCGCTATGGCGTCGACGCGGCCGTCTTCTTCTCCGACATCGTGGTGCCGTTGAAGGCGATCGGCGTCGACCTCGACATCGTGCCGGGCACCGGCCCCGTGGTCGCGAACCCGATCCGATCCGCTGCCGGGGTCTCTCAACTGCGCGACCTGAGCCCCGACGACGTGACCTACGTCAGCGAGGCGGTCTCGGCGCTCACCGGCGAACTCGGGGCCACGCCGCTGATCGGCTTCGCCGGTGCGCCGTTCACGCTCGCGTCGTACCTCATCGAGGGCGGCCCCTCGCGCGACCACCGGCGTACGAAGGCGCTGATGTACGCCGAGCCGAAGCTGTGGCACGACCTGCTCGGCACGCTCGCGCGGATCGCCGGCGCGTTCCTACGCGTGCAGATCGAGGCCGGCGCGAGCGCGGTCCAGTTGTTCGACTCGTGGGCCGGTGCACTGTCGCCGTCGGACTACCGCGCGTACGTGCAGCCACACTCGGCGGCGGTCCTCGGCGAGGTTGCCGACCTCGGCGTACCGCGGATCCACTTCGGCGTCGGCACTGGCGAGCTGCTCGGCGCGATGGGGGAGGCGGGTGCCGAGGTCGTCGGCGTCGACTGGCGGGTGCCGCTCGACGAGGCGACGCAGCGCATCGGCCCACGACGCGCCGTCCAGGGCAACCTCGATCCGACGCTGCTGTTCGCCCCCACGGACGTCATGACTGACGCGGCGGCGCGGGTACTGGATGCCGGGGCCGCCGCGCCCGGCCACGTCTTCAACCTCGGTCACGGGGTGTTGCCCGAGACCGACCCGGACGCGCTGTCGCGACTCGTCGACTTCGTGCACGCGTACGACCCTGCCGAGACTCGCGCATGA
- a CDS encoding DUF3000 domain-containing protein: MAAGKELDGPPPEFESAVRQLRAAPLRPEIRCEEMPAPQRIAPYSAAMTGDIVVAGDEIGTGRIVMLHDPSGNDAWHGTFRLVTFARADVDPEMLRDPVIAEVGWTWLTEALEANEASLIAPSGSVTTVASEGFGGLADDGSSAQLEIRASWTPTSDIGDHVTAWGDLLCTVAGLPPLAPGVAMLSSRRVRRG, encoded by the coding sequence ATGGCAGCCGGAAAGGAGCTGGACGGCCCGCCTCCAGAGTTCGAGAGCGCCGTCCGGCAGTTGCGAGCCGCCCCTCTGCGCCCCGAGATCCGATGCGAGGAAATGCCCGCTCCCCAGCGGATCGCACCCTACTCGGCGGCGATGACGGGCGACATCGTCGTCGCGGGCGATGAGATCGGCACCGGTCGCATCGTTATGCTGCACGATCCCTCAGGCAACGACGCATGGCACGGTACGTTCCGCCTCGTGACGTTCGCACGCGCCGACGTCGACCCCGAGATGCTGCGCGACCCGGTGATCGCCGAGGTCGGCTGGACGTGGCTCACCGAAGCGCTCGAAGCCAACGAGGCGAGCCTGATCGCACCGAGCGGCAGCGTGACCACGGTCGCATCGGAGGGCTTCGGCGGCCTCGCGGACGACGGCTCGTCGGCCCAGCTCGAGATCAGGGCGTCCTGGACACCGACCTCCGATATCGGCGACCACGTGACGGCCTGGGGCGATCTGCTGTGTACGGTCGCTGGGTTACCACCCCTTGCGCCCGGCGTCGCCATGCTGTCGAGCCGCCGGGTCCGCAGAGGATGA
- the hemG gene encoding protoporphyrinogen oxidase, whose protein sequence is MSGAERTRVVIVGGGIAGAAAAEELRTLLPDAELLVLEASERVGGKLHRVELAGSTIDVGAEAMLARRPEALDLATRVGLRSAVIHPATTKAALWTRGSLRPMPPTIMGVPADLDALAESGVVSRVGMIRATVQRRQTPVADDVSVGDYVASQLGDEVCDRLLEPLLGGVYAGHARSLSLRAAAPQIAALAERDGSLVEAAAQVYGERPASGGQVFAGLRSGVGQLVPAALEASGATVRSGATVRELHRVESGGWHLVVGPTTGVERIYADAVVLATPAAPTARLLSAHASVAAAELGAIEYASMAIVSLAVPRFAIGGLPDSSGFLVPPIDGRAIKAATISSRKWGWLDEASGDLVVLRASLGRAGEAELLQRTDAELVALAVGDLHEAVGLSGQPVDSHVQRWGGALPQYAVGHLDRVRRIDDSLAGVPGVEVCGAAYAGVGIPAVIATARAAAARAADHLAKLSAAGERMMP, encoded by the coding sequence ATGAGCGGAGCGGAGCGAACGCGCGTCGTCATCGTCGGGGGCGGTATCGCCGGAGCGGCGGCGGCCGAGGAGCTACGCACGCTGCTGCCCGATGCGGAGCTACTCGTGCTGGAGGCGAGCGAGCGGGTCGGCGGCAAGCTGCACCGGGTCGAGCTGGCCGGCTCCACGATCGACGTGGGCGCCGAAGCGATGCTCGCGCGGCGGCCCGAAGCGCTCGATCTCGCGACCCGGGTAGGGCTGCGGAGCGCCGTCATCCATCCGGCCACCACCAAGGCCGCGTTGTGGACCCGCGGCTCCCTACGACCGATGCCGCCGACCATCATGGGCGTACCGGCCGACCTCGACGCCCTCGCCGAGAGCGGCGTCGTCTCGCGGGTCGGCATGATCCGCGCGACCGTACAGCGCCGACAGACGCCGGTCGCCGACGATGTCTCGGTCGGCGACTACGTGGCGTCCCAGCTGGGCGACGAGGTCTGCGACCGCCTGCTCGAGCCGCTGTTGGGCGGGGTGTACGCCGGGCACGCGCGTTCGCTGTCGTTGCGTGCTGCCGCGCCGCAGATCGCCGCGCTCGCCGAACGCGACGGCTCTCTGGTCGAGGCGGCCGCGCAGGTGTACGGCGAGCGGCCCGCTTCGGGCGGCCAGGTGTTCGCCGGTCTGCGCAGCGGTGTCGGCCAGCTCGTACCCGCGGCGCTGGAGGCGTCGGGCGCGACCGTACGCAGCGGCGCGACCGTACGTGAGCTGCACCGCGTCGAGTCGGGAGGCTGGCACCTCGTCGTCGGTCCGACGACCGGTGTCGAGCGCATCTACGCCGACGCGGTCGTGCTCGCGACGCCCGCGGCGCCGACGGCGCGGCTGCTGTCTGCGCATGCGAGCGTTGCGGCAGCCGAGCTGGGTGCGATCGAGTACGCGAGCATGGCGATCGTCTCGCTGGCCGTACCCCGCTTCGCGATCGGCGGGCTGCCGGACTCGTCGGGCTTCCTGGTGCCCCCGATCGACGGTCGGGCGATCAAGGCGGCGACGATCTCCTCACGCAAATGGGGGTGGCTCGACGAGGCATCGGGCGACCTCGTCGTCCTGCGGGCATCGCTCGGCCGCGCAGGTGAGGCCGAGCTGCTGCAGCGCACCGACGCCGAGCTGGTCGCGCTTGCGGTCGGCGACCTGCACGAGGCGGTCGGGCTGAGCGGTCAACCGGTTGACTCCCATGTGCAGCGCTGGGGTGGGGCATTGCCGCAGTACGCCGTCGGTCACCTCGACCGCGTACGACGCATCGACGATTCGCTGGCCGGTGTGCCCGGTGTCGAGGTGTGCGGTGCCGCGTACGCGGGGGTCGGCATCCCGGCGGTGATCGCGACCGCGCGAGCCGCCGCGGCACGGGCGGCCGACCACCTGGCGAAGCTTTCGGCCGCCGGGGAGAGAATGATGCCATGA
- the msrB gene encoding peptide-methionine (R)-S-oxide reductase MsrB has protein sequence MAYDVTKTDEEWHAELSAQEYDVLRKAGTERPFSSAYETDETTGVYACRACGAELFSSETKFDAHCGWPSFWTPLAEDRVEYIEDTSLGMKRVEVRCARCGSHLGHVFEGEGHPTPTDQRFCINGVALRLDPATDQ, from the coding sequence ATGGCGTACGACGTGACGAAGACAGACGAAGAGTGGCACGCAGAGCTGAGCGCGCAGGAGTACGACGTGTTGCGCAAAGCCGGCACGGAACGCCCGTTCAGCAGCGCGTACGAGACCGACGAGACGACGGGTGTGTACGCGTGCCGCGCCTGTGGCGCCGAGCTGTTCTCGAGCGAGACGAAGTTCGATGCCCACTGTGGCTGGCCGTCCTTCTGGACCCCGCTCGCCGAAGACCGCGTGGAGTACATCGAGGACACCTCGCTCGGCATGAAGCGTGTCGAGGTGCGCTGCGCGAGGTGCGGATCACACCTGGGGCACGTGTTCGAGGGTGAGGGGCATCCGACCCCGACCGATCAGCGCTTCTGCATCAACGGCGTCGCGTTGCGGCTGGATCCGGCGACGGACCAGTAG
- a CDS encoding pyrimidine reductase family protein has product MSFISPVPDRDGLIEAYAYPDGRTWVRANFVSTVDGAATSASGLSAGISPEIDRRVFAILRSLADVILVGAGTTRHEGYEPVRPDEVDGALRESLGLAPRPPIAVVSASLDLPEALVRKDSTAAPTIVITSAAAPADRLAHVREHCDVVVVGEQTVDLAAIRPALSERGLNRVLCEGGPSLFGALVEADVVDELCLTIAPRLAADGAPRIAIGSVAVDRRLRLEHLLYEDDVLLARYVRDRSTT; this is encoded by the coding sequence ATGTCGTTCATCTCGCCGGTGCCCGACCGCGACGGGCTCATCGAGGCGTACGCCTATCCCGACGGCCGTACGTGGGTGCGCGCGAACTTCGTGTCCACTGTCGACGGCGCTGCCACGAGCGCCAGCGGATTGTCCGCGGGCATCTCCCCCGAGATCGACCGGCGCGTCTTCGCGATCCTGCGCAGCCTGGCCGACGTGATCCTCGTCGGCGCGGGCACCACCCGGCACGAGGGGTACGAGCCGGTGCGGCCCGACGAGGTCGACGGGGCCCTGCGGGAGTCGCTCGGACTCGCGCCGCGGCCGCCGATCGCCGTCGTCAGCGCCTCGCTCGACCTGCCCGAGGCCCTCGTTCGCAAGGACTCCACCGCCGCACCGACGATCGTGATCACCTCAGCTGCCGCTCCCGCCGACCGGCTCGCGCACGTACGCGAGCACTGCGACGTCGTCGTCGTAGGTGAGCAGACGGTCGACCTTGCGGCGATCCGCCCGGCGCTGTCCGAGCGCGGTCTCAACCGGGTCTTGTGCGAGGGCGGGCCGTCCCTGTTCGGCGCGCTCGTCGAGGCCGACGTGGTCGACGAGCTCTGCCTGACCATCGCACCGCGTCTCGCCGCCGACGGTGCACCACGTATCGCGATCGGCTCGGTCGCCGTCGACCGCCGACTGCGCCTCGAGCACCTGCTGTACGAGGATGACGTCCTACTCGCCCGTTACGTACGTGACCGGAGCACCACATGA
- a CDS encoding dihydrofolate reductase family protein — protein MSLARVQHISVSLDGFGTGEGQTREAPFGHAGERLHEWMFGTRTWHERVGEPGGSGGVDDAFAGLFEAGIGAEIMGSHKFGPTGWQDDPEWTGWWGANPPFHTPVFVLTHHPREPIEMEGGTTFHFLDAAPDDALRTARQAADGKDIRLGGGPTMVRDFLAAGLVDHMHVVVVPILLGRGVRLWDGLEGLERDYQVEATSSPSGVTHLTFTRTSA, from the coding sequence ATGTCACTGGCCCGCGTCCAGCACATCTCTGTCTCGCTCGACGGTTTCGGCACCGGAGAGGGGCAGACCCGCGAAGCGCCGTTCGGTCACGCGGGCGAACGGCTGCACGAGTGGATGTTCGGCACTCGGACCTGGCACGAACGGGTCGGCGAGCCGGGCGGCAGCGGCGGGGTCGACGATGCCTTCGCGGGGTTGTTCGAGGCCGGTATCGGCGCCGAGATCATGGGATCACACAAGTTCGGACCCACCGGGTGGCAGGACGACCCGGAGTGGACGGGGTGGTGGGGTGCCAACCCGCCGTTCCACACGCCGGTCTTCGTGCTGACCCACCACCCGCGCGAGCCGATCGAGATGGAGGGCGGCACCACCTTCCACTTCCTCGACGCCGCGCCCGACGACGCACTGCGGACGGCTCGTCAGGCCGCGGACGGCAAGGACATACGTCTGGGCGGGGGTCCGACGATGGTCCGCGACTTCCTGGCCGCCGGGCTCGTCGACCACATGCACGTCGTGGTCGTCCCGATCCTGCTCGGCCGGGGCGTACGCCTGTGGGACGGTCTCGAGGGGCTCGAGAGGGACTACCAGGTCGAGGCCACCTCGTCGCCGAGCGGCGTCACCCACCTGACCTTCACGCGTACGAGCGCCTGA
- a CDS encoding GNAT family N-acetyltransferase: MISLPSTPQLRWPTTDVRTSYLTGEQADCLLRTTDTDWLGAASDDFDGFVEVRRGIRTRWGVPSTVYWYTAGEHYLGTLVIRHELTPELHETGGHIGYHVVAPWRRQGHATRMLAAGLSHCRELGLDRALLTCTPDNEPSRRVILANGGVADGHAGGEDRFWITIGSGDERN, from the coding sequence ATGATCTCCCTGCCGAGCACGCCGCAACTGCGCTGGCCGACCACTGATGTCCGGACGTCTTACCTCACCGGAGAACAGGCGGACTGCCTGCTTCGCACGACCGATACCGACTGGTTGGGCGCGGCGAGCGACGACTTCGACGGCTTCGTGGAGGTGCGGCGCGGCATCCGCACCCGATGGGGCGTTCCGTCGACGGTCTACTGGTACACCGCCGGCGAGCACTACCTTGGCACCTTGGTGATCCGGCACGAGCTGACGCCAGAGCTGCATGAGACGGGCGGCCACATCGGCTACCACGTGGTTGCGCCGTGGCGCCGGCAAGGACACGCGACGAGGATGCTTGCGGCGGGACTCTCGCACTGTCGGGAGCTCGGTCTCGACCGGGCACTGCTGACGTGCACGCCCGACAACGAGCCGTCGCGACGGGTGATCCTCGCCAATGGCGGAGTCGCGGACGGTCACGCCGGCGGCGAGGACCGGTTCTGGATCACGATCGGCTCTGGCGACGAGCGCAACTAG
- a CDS encoding ATP-dependent DNA ligase produces MTLPLEPPLKPMLAKSVARIPTGSYAYEPKWDGFRCIVFRDGDSVELYARSTKPLTRYFPEVARAIAESALPERCVLDGEVVIVHEGRLEFEYLLNRIHPAESRVNLLATETPASYIAFDLLADGDDSLLQTPYARRRERLAEIFGAVEPPVYLTPVTLDADEANAWFDQFEGAGLDGVVAKLVDSTYAPGERSMLKIKHTRTADVVVAGYRLHKTSTPDKPLLGSLLLGLYDDRGTLQHVGVSASFRAEVRAEMIGLLDKIRTPMAEHPWGAYAGEDSSDAANTAGDRRPGGESRWNAGKDLSFVPLEPRLVAEVGYDHLEGTRFRHTTQFKRWRTDRDPESCTYEQLEEVVSYDLSDVLRSAGKQG; encoded by the coding sequence ATGACCCTGCCGCTCGAACCCCCGCTCAAGCCGATGCTCGCCAAGTCGGTTGCTCGCATACCGACGGGCAGCTACGCGTACGAGCCGAAGTGGGACGGCTTCCGGTGCATCGTGTTCCGCGACGGCGACTCCGTCGAGCTGTACGCCCGCTCGACCAAACCCCTCACGCGGTACTTCCCCGAGGTCGCTCGCGCGATCGCCGAGTCGGCCCTACCCGAGCGCTGCGTCCTCGACGGCGAGGTCGTGATCGTGCACGAGGGCCGGCTGGAGTTCGAGTACCTCCTCAACCGCATCCATCCGGCGGAGTCACGGGTCAACCTCCTTGCCACGGAGACACCGGCGTCCTACATCGCATTCGACCTACTCGCCGACGGCGACGACAGCCTGCTCCAGACGCCTTATGCACGCCGACGCGAGCGGCTCGCCGAGATCTTCGGCGCCGTCGAGCCACCGGTGTACCTCACGCCGGTCACCCTCGACGCCGACGAGGCGAACGCGTGGTTCGACCAGTTCGAGGGCGCCGGCCTCGACGGGGTCGTCGCCAAGCTGGTCGACTCGACGTACGCGCCGGGCGAGCGGAGCATGCTGAAGATCAAACACACCCGTACGGCCGACGTCGTCGTCGCGGGCTATCGGCTGCACAAGACGTCCACGCCGGACAAACCTCTCCTCGGCTCGCTGCTGCTCGGGCTGTACGACGACCGCGGCACCCTCCAGCACGTCGGCGTGAGCGCGTCGTTCCGCGCCGAGGTGCGCGCCGAGATGATCGGGTTACTCGACAAGATTCGAACCCCCATGGCTGAGCATCCTTGGGGAGCTTATGCCGGCGAGGATTCCTCCGACGCCGCGAACACCGCAGGTGATCGCCGGCCGGGCGGGGAGAGCCGGTGGAACGCCGGCAAGGACCTCTCGTTCGTACCACTCGAACCACGGCTCGTGGCCGAGGTCGGCTACGACCACCTCGAGGGCACGAGGTTCCGCCACACCACCCAGTTCAAGCGCTGGCGGACCGATCGTGACCCCGAGTCGTGCACCTACGAACAACTCGAGGAGGTCGTCTCGTACGATCTTTCCGACGTGCTCCGATCCGCCGGCAAGCAGGGGTAA
- the efeU gene encoding iron uptake transporter permease EfeU yields the protein MLLANFLIGLREGLEAALIVSILVAYLVKTDRRDRLPAIWLGVGAAVALALMVGAVLQFTSRAMTFEQQELLGGTLSIVAVAFVTWMVFWMRRAARGLKGELHGRLDHAMDLGPLALAVVAFLAVGREGLETSLFFWAAAQTSSSTVVPLIGILLGLAVAAVLGVLFYLGALRINLSRFFTITGALLIVVAAGVLAYGFHDLQEADFLPGLYNLAFDISGTLRPDGWLGTLLKGTINFQPNPTWLQVIVWLAYIVPVMALFLFGARTKKPQPAST from the coding sequence ATGCTCCTGGCGAACTTCCTGATCGGCCTGCGTGAGGGGCTCGAGGCCGCGTTGATCGTCAGCATCCTGGTGGCGTACCTCGTCAAGACCGACCGCCGCGACCGGCTGCCGGCGATCTGGCTCGGGGTCGGCGCCGCCGTCGCGCTCGCGCTCATGGTCGGTGCCGTCCTGCAGTTCACGTCGCGCGCGATGACCTTCGAGCAGCAGGAGCTGCTCGGCGGCACGCTGTCGATCGTCGCCGTCGCCTTCGTGACCTGGATGGTGTTCTGGATGCGGCGCGCCGCCCGGGGCCTCAAGGGCGAACTACACGGCCGTCTCGACCACGCGATGGATCTCGGTCCGCTCGCACTGGCCGTCGTCGCGTTCCTCGCCGTCGGACGCGAGGGGCTGGAGACCTCGCTGTTCTTCTGGGCTGCGGCGCAGACGTCGTCGAGCACCGTCGTCCCGCTGATCGGCATCCTGCTCGGGCTCGCGGTTGCGGCCGTCCTCGGCGTGCTCTTCTACCTCGGGGCGCTCCGGATCAACCTGTCGCGGTTCTTCACCATCACCGGCGCACTGCTGATCGTCGTGGCGGCCGGCGTACTCGCGTACGGGTTCCACGACCTGCAGGAGGCGGACTTCCTTCCCGGGCTCTACAACCTCGCGTTCGACATCAGCGGGACCCTGCGCCCCGACGGCTGGCTGGGCACGCTGCTGAAGGGCACCATCAACTTCCAACCGAACCCGACCTGGCTGCAGGTCATCGTCTGGCTCGCGTACATCGTCCCGGTGATGGCCCTGTTCCTCTTCGGTGCGCGTACGAAGAAGCCCCAGCCCGCCTCCACCTGA
- a CDS encoding ribonuclease D yields the protein MSSEHSAPGDHDDASPPEESLPPLRLREPLPPVVDSDDAFSSTLAAIGEGEGPVAFDAERASGYRYSARAYLVQLRRRGSGTHLVDPIAFDDLTALDAVVGDTEWILHAATQDLPCLRDIGLVPRRLFDTELAGRLLNLPRVGLASLVQTLLGYTLAKEHSAADWSKRPLPEPWLEYAALDVEVLSELRDEIDRRLVESGKREWAEQEFDALLDFTGPAPREEPWRRTSGIHRARGRRQLALVRSLWDARDQIAASRDIAPGRVLPDSSIVAMAAAQPRDRATLRAMPVMRNRSARRHLDEWVDAVGAALALPDRDLPTVAARYNGPPPARAWSEKFPVAAARLGACREVVTQIAEDHDLPAENLLAPDTVRRVAWEPPEPATADAVAAALAGHGARQWQIDLTGPGLAAALDTE from the coding sequence ATGAGTTCCGAGCACTCGGCGCCGGGCGACCACGACGACGCCTCCCCGCCCGAGGAGAGCCTGCCGCCCCTGCGACTCCGCGAACCCCTTCCGCCGGTCGTCGACAGCGACGACGCATTCTCCTCGACACTTGCCGCGATCGGTGAGGGCGAAGGGCCGGTCGCGTTCGATGCCGAGCGCGCATCCGGCTATCGCTACTCCGCACGGGCGTACCTCGTGCAGCTGCGCAGGCGCGGCTCGGGTACGCATCTCGTCGACCCGATCGCCTTCGACGACCTCACCGCACTGGATGCCGTCGTCGGCGACACCGAGTGGATCCTGCACGCGGCGACCCAGGACCTCCCCTGCCTCCGCGATATCGGGCTCGTGCCCCGGCGGCTGTTCGACACCGAGCTCGCGGGTCGGCTGCTCAACCTCCCCCGTGTCGGTCTCGCCTCGCTCGTGCAGACCCTGCTGGGCTACACCCTCGCCAAGGAACACTCCGCAGCCGACTGGTCGAAGCGCCCTCTTCCCGAGCCGTGGCTCGAGTACGCCGCGCTCGACGTCGAGGTGCTGTCCGAGCTCCGCGACGAGATCGACCGGCGCCTCGTCGAGTCCGGCAAGCGTGAGTGGGCCGAGCAGGAGTTCGACGCACTGCTCGACTTCACCGGCCCTGCGCCGAGGGAGGAGCCGTGGCGGCGTACGTCGGGGATCCACCGTGCGCGCGGGCGACGCCAGCTCGCGCTCGTACGCTCCCTGTGGGACGCCCGTGACCAGATCGCCGCCTCGCGCGACATCGCGCCCGGACGGGTGCTTCCCGATTCGTCGATCGTTGCGATGGCCGCTGCCCAGCCGCGCGATCGGGCGACGCTGCGCGCGATGCCGGTGATGCGGAACCGGTCGGCGCGTCGCCACCTCGACGAGTGGGTCGACGCCGTCGGCGCCGCACTCGCGTTGCCCGACCGCGACCTGCCGACGGTCGCGGCTCGGTACAACGGTCCGCCGCCGGCTCGGGCGTGGAGCGAGAAGTTCCCGGTCGCAGCGGCCCGCCTCGGCGCCTGCCGCGAGGTCGTCACGCAGATCGCCGAGGACCACGACCTCCCGGCGGAGAACCTCCTCGCGCCCGACACGGTGCGCCGGGTGGCCTGGGAACCACCCGAGCCCGCAACGGCCGACGCGGTCGCCGCTGCGCTCGCCGGCCACGGTGCGCGCCAATGGCAGATCGACCTCACCGGACCCGGCCTCGCCGCGGCGCTCGATACCGAGTAA
- a CDS encoding dihydrofolate reductase family protein, giving the protein MSLDGYIADSNDYLGGGDDHRLHNWFAPGGEYAEPAGAAGELIAELGEAGAVVAGRRTAELMDHWGGDHNGMPIFVPSHRPPAPAARWGYPLVTYVNDGIASAMKQAKDAAGDRHVHVVGGYTARTALEAGVLDEIQIHLVPVLLGDGHGLFDVLGTHIELDIVRVIDTPEATHIRYRVRN; this is encoded by the coding sequence ATGTCCCTGGACGGATACATCGCCGACTCCAACGACTACCTCGGCGGCGGCGACGACCACCGCTTGCACAACTGGTTCGCTCCGGGCGGCGAGTACGCCGAGCCGGCCGGCGCCGCGGGTGAGCTGATCGCCGAGCTGGGCGAGGCCGGCGCGGTCGTCGCCGGCCGGCGTACCGCCGAGCTGATGGATCATTGGGGTGGTGACCACAACGGGATGCCGATCTTCGTGCCGAGTCACCGTCCCCCCGCCCCGGCAGCGCGCTGGGGGTATCCGCTCGTCACGTACGTGAACGACGGGATCGCGAGTGCGATGAAGCAGGCCAAGGACGCCGCGGGCGACCGTCACGTGCACGTGGTCGGTGGGTACACCGCGCGTACTGCACTCGAGGCGGGCGTACTCGACGAGATCCAGATCCATCTGGTCCCGGTGCTGCTCGGCGACGGTCACGGGTTGTTCGACGTGCTCGGGACGCACATCGAGCTGGACATCGTTCGAGTCATCGACACTCCCGAGGCCACCCACATCCGGTACCGCGTACGGAACTGA